GCATTTGAGATTCATCCTGCCACTGCCCGAACATATTTTCAAAAGCTCTTCACAAATCACGGCACAGGAATGGCTGCTCGCAATCATCTCCGtcagcaggcagagaagggccTGTGTGGTTACAGAGAGAGGGTCCTTGTCCGTCCAGACCTGCGGTCCACTGAAGGAGTTGAACTCCTGGACCCTGTCATCATGCAGTTACGGACCCTGTGCCATTTACAGCCGGACGGGGGAGGCAGAGAGCTGCGGGTACGACTGGCTGACTGTCTTCTCCTCAGAGGGGAATACAAAGAGGCCCTCTCTATCTGTAGCCAGCTAGCGGCTGCCCAAGGTCAGCAGAGCTACCAAAACACAGTGCAAGTTCTTCGAGGGTATGCAAGACTTCTCTGTGATGACCATAAGGGGGCGTTAGAAGACTTCCAGGCTGTGATTGAACACAATGCCCCCCACCCGTCCAGCTGTGTACGGGCACTCTGTGGCAGAGGGCTCCTGCGCATGATGGGTGGCTCAAACTATCTCACAGCTCTAGACTATGTGACAGCAAGCAGGCTTCAGCCTCAAGAAACAGCACTGACTGTACGCTGCTTGGTGCCATGGAACTGCCGGGGGCTGCTCTTCACTGTTTTAGTGGAGCAGGGACGAGTCATGCTGGAGGGGACTGGAGAGAGTGAATCCAATCCCAGATCCAGTGAAGACTCCCAGCAGACTCAGCAGGAGGATAAGGCCTCGTCAAAGAGAGACAACCACAGATCAGGGTATATTATGTTTGTGATTTTGACAagagacattttcacatttcattatACAACTTTCCCAGTTTGCTAACATCTCAACTCACTTAAACTATTGCATTTGCTTCATGCAGCACCTTTTTTGTCCCATTTTGAGCGTTAGGAATCCTGCTGGAGTCCAGGCCCTGGCAGTGCTGCTGATGGAGCTCCAGCCAGGCGCTGATGGGCCTCAGATCCTGGCAGCTGATGCCTTGTACCAACTTGGTCGGGTGGAGGAAGCCTACCGGCTACTGCTCTCTGTCGGGCCCACCAGTCCTCGAGCACCCATTCTGGCTCGCCTtgccctgctgcagctgcacagaggcTTTCTTTATGACACCAATCAGGTTTGTATTGCAGGGCAGAATCCTAATCCTAATCCAGGGCGTCTTCTCTCTaaattttaaaacctttttatctGTTACATTGCATTGCATTGGCATTTTTATATCAATGCAAGTTGCAGTGAAGcctgtttcagtttgaatttaCGTTTTTATACCTTGATAAACTACAGAAACATGATGAATTACAGAGCGGTCCAGCACATGTGAGAAACATCAGAGTAGTATTCAGTATGAATTAAtttgataaatacatttaagaGAATCCTTCAGGATAATTCTTAAGTATCCATTGAAACTTTATCTTCATTTGAGTATCATGTCTTCTGAGAATTAATAGACGCTTTAATTTGGATGAACTGTAAATTAGATGAGCCTTGATTAACCATGAGGTCATTTCAAGGTTTTGAATATCTGGTGTTGTCACATATACTGAACTGTTTAGTCTAAATCTCAAACAATCAGTTGACCTGAACAACATTGTTCATAATGTACATTACTCTGAAGGAATGCAATAACATCAGTTAGCTTAATATCTGTGTTCCTTAGTTTAACAGCTTTTGCAGTGTAAGAGataacatattcatatttgtcCATTTCTACCGCAGCTGCTGAAAAAGCTCATTCAGTGCGGTGACACGAGCTGCTTGCGCTCCCTGTTAGCGGTTGCGCAGCAGAGGGACCGTGCATTGCTGCAGGGACACTGCCACTCAGTCGCAAAACGCATCCTGGACACCACAAGAGAGGAGGGTGCTGTCAGAGAGGCTGTGGCTTATCTGTCCATCGCCATCATGGCATCCGGTGATTACAATATGATTGATGAAATATTGACGATTCTAAAAGGTCTTATTCTGATTGTTGACTTAATTAATCAACAGCAGGTAATATTTGAATATAGATTAGGGgaatgatgatgaagagataaagagaagtGAAGCTTTGTGTCTAGATTTGGCTTCAGTACAGCAGATGTTTGTGAAAACAAACCAGGCAGGTTGGCTTTGCATTGTTAAACCATCAAGACAACATGTGTGGAAGCCTAGAAATCTCAAGCTATTTCAATACATATCATACCTGCTTCTCTTTGCATTTGGATCTGTACTTTTTCATGGATGTAATAATATCATACATACCATGAAAGCAATCAACTCGTTGTTTCTTAAGGTGGTGAGGCAGCTAACTCCTTGTTGGAAAGAGCTAGGTGCTATGCCCTGCTGGGTCAACGAAAGACGGCCATCTTTGATTTCAGTGCCATTCTGAAGGAGCACCCAAAACACATCCAGGCCCTCTGTGGAAGAGGCTTCACCTATCTCATGCTGAATCAGCAAAAGGTATTTTCAGCTGAAACACTTTGTAAATACTGCTTCATGTGCCTGGTAGActttactcttatttttctttttttcccaggcAACTTTCCAGTAATTGGTAATGGCTTTATAAGTTCAATTTCAGGAGTCCCAATGTTTACTTCTGTAAACTGCCAGTATCATAGTTATCATGATCAACGTGGGTCAGAAAGAAATTGCAGAAAACGAATCAATCACGTtggcagagacacaaacatgcttAGACTACAGAAGGCTTGAGCAAATGGGATTTACAGGATCTCAGGTTGCAGGATCCTGTTTTCTTCAGACAGATGTAGCTTTACACAAAATTGTCTGGTGCCGCTGTTGGCCTTTTTCTATTCCACAGGAATGCACTCATGATATCCTGGCAGCACTTCAGATAAACACTGATATAGTCACCAAAGACATCCTGTCTCTCAAGGACAAGGCACAGAAGCtggtctgtgattggctgcatcAGTTCTGTCGGACCAATCTGTCAGACATGCTGGTCACTAATGCCGTCCCCTGCCACgaagagcagctcagagaagcTTTCATTATCAGCAGAGCTCTGATGAGGACTGACTGCAGAGAGCCCAGATGGCATCTCCTCTACGTGGACATGCTCTTAGCCAAAGGTGAGATGGGAACCTGGAGTCACTGGAAATGGTGGGAGTTAAATAAAAGAACTCCTGAAGCTGGCAATCCTTGTTTACAGTAATCCTTACTCCTGCTGATGTGGTCCATCTGCCTCAGGTGAAGTTAAGGCTGCAGGTGCTCATCTGTGCCAGGTGTTTGGCCAGGAGCCAAGAGACGCAACGGCCCAGGCCAGGGTGGGTGTGGTGGAGGCCTGGCAACAGAGCTACCGCAGCGCAGCATTCAGGCTCAGCAAACTGACGGAGAAAGACCCGTCCAGTCTGGACTTCCTGCTGGCCCTGATCCCATTCAATCAGCGAAAGCACATGGCACAGGTAGGCCTCTGTGCTGGAATCAGTTTTAAGAATGAGAATCAAAGGCACAGGATGTGTTCTGAAATTATTCGAAAAATTACTTTTATCATTAAGCTTCAGAGACATTTCATTAGAGAGGTAAAATGTACCCAAATGTCTTCTTTTAGATTGACAGAGAGCAGGATAATTCACTGTTTCAAATAAActgataaatatattaaattaaataaagcagTTTGGATCATAATATGTTCAATTCATGTCACTAAGACTGTAACATAAAACAAGTCTTAGGATTGTTTGTGTTGTAGACAGTTTTGTATGTACCATCCAGTATATTTATGAGATTGTAGAATAAACTCTCACACAGACTTAATAAATCAAGGACCCCCTTGAAAATGAGGTGATTCATCTCAAGGGGTTTATCCTAATAAACATTTGTTATGATGTTGAATTACATGCTGTCTTTGGTGgtgttgtttttcagtctaATCACACTTACATCTGAGCTGTTCTGTGATTCTGTGAACCTCCTGATGTCCTCATGTCTTATGTACTGTGTATTTGTTAACAGCATATTAATTGTTCTGCATCCATCTTAAAACAGGCAGCAGCACAGGAGGCCAGCGGTGTGTCATCAGGTGGCCAGTGGGATCAGGCCCTCACTCTCCTGACTGTAGCCGTGAAAGCAGTGGGCAACCACAGACTCCAGTATTTTCGCCAGCGGGCCGCCTGCCTAGCTCAGCTGGGCTTGCATGAGCGGGCGATAGCTGACCTTGACATCGTTATCCAAAAACATGGTGGATCCAACTCCAGCCGCTCAGATGACCAAGTCTGGGCGGAGGACCTGTGTCGGCGAGGGCGCTGCCTGGTGCTCTGTTCCAGAGAAGGAGCGGCTCTGGAGGATTTCTCTCGGGCCCTGGAGCTCCACAGGGACCAGGCCATCCACTGTGTGGAGGGTGGTCTGGGGAGGCTGCGTCTGGCTGAGTGCTTCCTGCGGGGGGCTCTGCAGCACTATGGCGAGCAGCAACTCAACCAAGCCTGGACATTGATTGAATGTGGCCTTGCTGTAGACAGTGAGAACCCAGAGCTCCGCAGACTGAGGGCAAAGGTCAAACGGGAAGTGGCCAGCCCCTGTAACGTCAACTAGAGTTGATAGTCAGAGAATCAGACAGgacacagcagctccagctgaGTTTATAAAATGAAGCCAACATGTCAGTGCCTGAACTGCATGAacagcagtgtttgttttattattcaacATCTTTATAGTCACAGCATGACAGCACATTGAATATCCAAACTGTGAATTATAGattttatagatttttattATCCCTTATTTAATGAAGCAGTGACCTTTGACTGTTCATACATTTGATGACTGTAACATCACTAATTGAATTATTGTGGAAATGGAAACAATACATGACGGTCATGATGATTTTATGGCATGAAGAAAATCACACAACATGAAATTAGATAGCAAGGTTTACTTCAAACTACCACACTCTGATTAAAGATTTAAGAAAGTGCCTGACGTGCAGGGTTTATTTAAAATCGCAAGAGGCACAATTTTCTTTAATAATATTCAAGCATAATTTGAGTGtatataaaaacaggaaatcaggAATACTGGAATTTAGTTCATACCGCTGACGttaaagaataatttaaaacaaatacatttaattcattGCTACTCATTTCAGTGCACTTGAAGCAGGACTTTGTAATTAAGAATATAGCATTAAATGTATACATTaactgtgtttcatgtgtgGAGAAAAGACTGTGGTGTTACACAGGCATAGTAATGTATTGTGGTTCCATGTTTCCGAAGTAGGACTTTTCCCACTCGCTCATGAGGTCAAAATGCAGCGGGCGGTTACAGAAGGTGCACGAAGCCGTGGCCGGGCTGTTGAGCTGGAGCCCCACCTCCTGCCAAACCTCCACCAGTGAATCTgtgagtgaaacacacacaataatatgATTTAGCAAACAAATTGCAAAATGTATCTCACAGTTGGGCCAATTCCATCTTTGGCTCCTTTACCTATAGTACCCACTAAGATCACTGTATGAGACAACAACTTGCCGTATTTGGTGGATGCACtaaatacacactcatacagtcACCACTTCACTTGATTTGACATTTACCACAACAACTAATATGAGCCAGGATCCCCACACTCACCCACAAAGTACTCCATCATGGTGGGGTTGTGATGAGGAGATGGAGCTAGGCGCAGCAGCTCCTCGCCACGAGGCACTGTGGGGTAGTTGATGGCCTGGACATAGATGTTGTGTCTCTGGAGCAGGATGTCGCACACCTTTGTGTTCAGCTCAGCGTTGCCCACCTGGGAAACAGACCcatgaaatgtgacattaaCTTTGCACAATCAGGTTACACATATAGACATTAATGTGATTACTGGGATACAAATACACCAGTTTAATTTTAGACTCAGATATTTGGTTATGACTGGATATTTTCAAGTGGTGGATTTTAGTAATAACCATCAAaatgttgtatatatttttttctaaaatgtacaagatgaattatatttaaacacagtgCAGTAGTAGTGCACTTCAACATCCATATGTTCTGTGCTGTACTTGTTgagtcaaagaaaaaatatgtttgaccCTTTTCAAACAAAACCTTTTGATTTGTCCTAGAAGGAAAAGTGCAGATCTCACTAATATCATTTTTGGtggctctgtgtttttcattatttcgttatgttttcacacctatttgtttgtttgttagcaagattatgcaaaaaaactaGTGGACAGATTTCCCACAAAACTTgtaaggatgtgatatgggtcatGGACGAACCCATTCAATTGaagtgcagatccaggatttttttcactttctttaatattgcatGATGggtgtttttccacattttcgtTGAGTTCTCCGAGAATACTTAATGCATCTcaatgaaatttggtgcagatccaaatctgGATTaagggaatttaaatgtggcccAAACAAAAAAGCAGCCACTTGCATATAACATGTTATGTTACTATAGATTTATTAGACATCATAATCTTGAGGGTAGACGTATTTTGCATATACACAGAATATCAAAATTGCcaattgattattaattatgaTTTCAATTTTGAAACAATTCTCTTTGACAGTCACAAGGTtagttaaaaatgtttgtttcctctggaGAGAACTTGGAAATCTTGCCAAAGCTTTAACTGTTGCTTCTGTTAGGTGAGAGGTGGACTTCCCTAAGAGAGATAATACaataagcagcagcagtgttaggTCCTCGTACCCGTATGGGGATGATGTGGCTGGGGCAGTTGACCACAGGCAGCCCGTTATCCAGGAGCAGCTGCCTCATGTGTTTGACGTTCCTCTGGTGGGCTCTGCGTAGTCCCTGCCCCTCAGGGCTCTTCAGCACCCGCACAGACTCCAGGGCTCCAGCCAGGACCATCGGAGGCAGAGCAGTGGTGAAGATGAAGCCTGCTGCGAAGGAGCGCACTGTGTCCACTAGGGCATTGCTGCTGGCGATGTAGCCTCCCACACAGCCGAATGCTTTTCCTGGAATACAAACAGACCACATATTTACTTAATATTATACTTTTAAACATAATGTAGATTAGATTAAACTACTACCcaatatacatactgtataataTCACTTGTTCTGACAAAATACATGTAGTCAACCAATACAATAACATGACAAATGACAATTCTGCAGGAGTAGTTTTATCTTGAATATATCATTAACATCATTTTGTCTGTATGTAGTATGCTGCTATAAGTTAGTGGACTTAAACACCACATAATTGTTTGTGAAGTATTTTAATgacttctgtttttatctcagCTGCTTATAGTGAGATTAAACCCTCACTTTTTGAAGTCCCAAGAGAAAAATGACTTCAGGAATGATTAAcatgttatttttcttcttcacgtCATGAAATAGCCATAATATCAAATCAAACAGTGAATTTTGTGTCTTGACAATATGCCACCGTCAATTTGTCATCGCCGTTTGGGGCCTCTTGCTTTATGTATTGCCTGAAGTGAACTCTTATCCACATGCCTTTCTAAAGTCTGGTGGTGTCATCCAGGATTAGATGAAACGTGACGTGTGGTTGACAGGGATAAACCTCGCAGCATGGACTCTGTGATGATGGCTTTTATCAGTGTGGccagagagggagcagagctgACACCCAGCTGATAAAACCTCTGCTTCTTTTGATGAGagctccctcctctcctgcccTCTATCTaaccagtaggagagcagcaTCATGCTTGTTGAGTGGCAATGCCGCGATATGAGGACATTGTGTGAGGTTGTGAACTAGAGTTTAGCCAAGAGGAGAGCCAATTAATCTACGGCAGTTTGAAGCCGTTTGCCTTGCCCTTCTTGGTGTAGCAGTGAAGGGTGGTGGACGACTGGTGTGATTGTTATCAGTGAGAGAGTGTGCCTTTAATGTCTTTCATAACTCAAAACACTGGGTTTTCTTCATCGTTTACTCACCCAAGGTCCCAGACACAATGTCAATCTTGTGCATGACGTTGTCCCTCTCCCCCACTCCAGCTCCGTGGAGTCCATAGAGGCCCACGGCGTGAACTTCATCAACAAACGTCAGAGCTCCATAACGGTGAGCAACATCGCACAGCTCCTCCAGAGGACATATGGCACCTGACAGCCCCAGAGAATGAAGTGGTATAATTAGAAATGTGGAGTGAAGGTGAACAGATGGAGATTTGGGCTGCAAATGTCACCACTGTGTTAAATCTACAACACATATTTGTGTATTATAGCCAGATGAGGATGTTTTTTCTCTATGAATCATTACTTTTTTCTATTAAAAGTCTCCTGGATATAGTCACAGCCATCCGCTCAGTCCACTTGTGCTTGTACTTTATGAAGCTGTCACTGGTGTGATatcagatggagagaaaaagctgAGGGAGAAACATTATTTCCTCCCATGGGAGCCAGTGATGGATGAGCAGATTCTGCAAACTGAATAGCTGTAGATCATAGAAACAGACGACCGGCCAAAAGTGGTAGAACAGCccaatttttccttttttttttaaattttgcagGACAAGCCCAGTGAAAAACCTTGAATGAGATAAGCAAACTATGGGAACAACTAGTAAATAAAGGTTAGGTCACCGAAAATAGAAAAATTAATTGGTTAATTTACATTTTCCCTGCAGCAGTGGTTTCTCAGTTTGATCTTAATGATCGTACAGTTCACTCCTCCTTGTAAAGATATATTCAAGTAGATTCATCCCCTATAAATTTAACTCAATGTTCAATATATGGTAAATCTAAACAATCTCTACTTTCACTGCTTCCTAACACATGATCGCACTCACCATCCATCGAGTGCACAGTCTCAAAGGCCACTATTTTGGGAGTGTTGGGGTCTGAGCGCCGCAGCAGTTCCTCCAGGTGTCGGCTGTCATTGTGGCGGAAGATGAAGCGATTTGCTCCACTGTTCCTGATGCCCTGAATCATCGATGCATGGTTCCCTGCATCTGAGTAGATCTCACATCCTGCACGTCACAgagaacacaacaaaccagTGGATATAGAG
This sequence is a window from Paralichthys olivaceus isolate ysfri-2021 chromosome 6, ASM2471397v2, whole genome shotgun sequence. Protein-coding genes within it:
- the ttc34 gene encoding uncharacterized protein ttc34 isoform X3 — encoded protein: MTTLFRPRVNVSELCADGNKFLEAGELGRATSLYMSAFRTHAASTMSHVRKLEEPCLAGVIYTLESWLDGHGENLPAEGLNKGLAAVFLSTLCPNNLSATIFKMESLLQSGGHGCQEIFARCSALLEVKRNPNPEGPTRMLLEITRALACLLAEPHSIKGIKLYLEAYQRNKSEIVNLVKSRQAQHLSKIVKAFTTQILHINPSLVFNSEWAVKTKQDNKLSAEVTSVIIEFLLAISPVNREVQELQAAYFFLTGKFGDSAEVFSALLNCGHCQKMSASNADKPVQDSLERRAQLLTSRSAACFSAGGRTAEACGDLGEAFEIHPATARTYFQKLFTNHGTGMAARNHLRQQAEKGLCGYRERVLVRPDLRSTEGVELLDPVIMQLRTLCHLQPDGGGRELRVRLADCLLLRGEYKEALSICSQLAAAQGQQSYQNTVQVLRGYARLLCDDHKGALEDFQAVIEHNAPHPSSCVRALCGRGLLRMMGGSNYLTALDYVTASRLQPQETALTVRCLVPWNCRGLLFTVLVEQGRVMLEGTGESESNPRSSEDSQQTQQEDKASSKRDNHRSGVRNPAGVQALAVLLMELQPGADGPQILAADALYQLGRVEEAYRLLLSVGPTSPRAPILARLALLQLHRGFLYDTNQLLKKLIQCGDTSCLRSLLAVAQQRDRALLQGHCHSVAKRILDTTREEGAVREAVAYLSIAIMASGGEAANSLLERARCYALLGQRKTAIFDFSAILKEHPKHIQALCGRGFTYLMLNQQKDKAQKLVCDWLHQFCRTNLSDMLVTNAVPCHEEQLREAFIISRALMRTDCREPRWHLLYVDMLLAKGEVKAAGAHLCQVFGQEPRDATAQARVGVVEAWQQSYRSAAFRLSKLTEKDPSSLDFLLALIPFNQRKHMAQAAAQEASGVSSGGQWDQALTLLTVAVKAVGNHRLQYFRQRAACLAQLGLHERAIADLDIVIQKHGGSNSSRSDDQVWAEDLCRRGRCLVLCSREGAALEDFSRALELHRDQAIHCVEGGLGRLRLAECFLRGALQHYGEQQLNQAWTLIECGLAVDSENPELRRLRAKVKREVASPCNVN
- the ttc34 gene encoding tetratricopeptide repeat protein 34 isoform X1, with the protein product MTTLFRPRVNVSELCADGNKFLEAGELGRATSLYMSAFRTHAASTMSHVRKLEEPCLAGVIYTLESWLDGHGENLPAEGLNKGLAAVFLSTLCPNNLSATIFKMESLLQSGGHGCQEIFARCSALLEVKRNPNPEGPTRMLLEITRALACLLAEPHSIKGIKLYLEAYQRNKSEIVNLVKSRQAQHLSKIVKAFTTQILHINPSLVFNSEWAVKTKQDNKLSAEVTSVIIEFLLAISPVNREVQELQAAYFFLTGKFGDSAEVFSALLNCGHCQKMSASNADKPVQDSLERRAQLLTSRSAACFSAGGRTAEACGDLGEAFEIHPATARTYFQKLFTNHGTGMAARNHLRQQAEKGLCGYRERVLVRPDLRSTEGVELLDPVIMQLRTLCHLQPDGGGRELRVRLADCLLLRGEYKEALSICSQLAAAQGQQSYQNTVQVLRGYARLLCDDHKGALEDFQAVIEHNAPHPSSCVRALCGRGLLRMMGGSNYLTALDYVTASRLQPQETALTVRCLVPWNCRGLLFTVLVEQGRVMLEGTGESESNPRSSEDSQQTQQEDKASSKRDNHRSGVRNPAGVQALAVLLMELQPGADGPQILAADALYQLGRVEEAYRLLLSVGPTSPRAPILARLALLQLHRGFLYDTNQLLKKLIQCGDTSCLRSLLAVAQQRDRALLQGHCHSVAKRILDTTREEGAVREAVAYLSIAIMASGGEAANSLLERARCYALLGQRKTAIFDFSAILKEHPKHIQALCGRGFTYLMLNQQKECTHDILAALQINTDIVTKDILSLKDKAQKLVCDWLHQFCRTNLSDMLVTNAVPCHEEQLREAFIISRALMRTDCREPRWHLLYVDMLLAKGEVKAAGAHLCQVFGQEPRDATAQARVGVVEAWQQSYRSAAFRLSKLTEKDPSSLDFLLALIPFNQRKHMAQAAAQEASGVSSGGQWDQALTLLTVAVKAVGNHRLQYFRQRAACLAQLGLHERAIADLDIVIQKHGGSNSSRSDDQVWAEDLCRRGRCLVLCSREGAALEDFSRALELHRDQAIHCVEGGLGRLRLAECFLRGALQHYGEQQLNQAWTLIECGLAVDSENPELRRLRAKVKREVASPCNVN
- the ttc34 gene encoding tetratricopeptide repeat protein 34 isoform X2 — translated: MTTLFRPRVNVSELCADGNKFLEAGELGRATSLYMSAFRTHAASTMSHVRKLEEPCLAGVIYTLESWLDGHGENLPAEGLNKGLAAVFLSTLCPNNLSATIFKMESLLQSGGHGCQEIFARCSALLEVKRNPNPEGPTRMLLEITRALACLLAEPHSIKGIKLYLEAYQRNKSEIVNLVKSRQAQHLSKIVKAFTTQILHINPSLVFNSEWAVKTKQDNKLSAEVTSVIIEFLLAISPVNREVQELQAAYFFLTGKFGDSAEVFSALLNCGHCQKMSASNADKPVQDSLERRAQLLTSRSAACFSAGGRTAEACGDLGEAFEIHPATARTYFQKLFTNHGTGMAARNHLRQQAEKGLCGYRERVLVRPDLRSTEGVELLDPVIMQLRTLCHLQPDGGGRELRVRLADCLLLRGEYKEALSICSQLAAAQGQQSYQNTVQVLRGYARLLCDDHKGALEDFQAVIEHNAPHPSSCVRALCGRGLLRMMGGSNYLTALDYVTASRLQPQETALTVRCLVPWNCRGLLFTVLVEQGRVMLEGTGESESNPRSSEDSQQTQQEDKASSKRDNHRSGNPAGVQALAVLLMELQPGADGPQILAADALYQLGRVEEAYRLLLSVGPTSPRAPILARLALLQLHRGFLYDTNQLLKKLIQCGDTSCLRSLLAVAQQRDRALLQGHCHSVAKRILDTTREEGAVREAVAYLSIAIMASGGEAANSLLERARCYALLGQRKTAIFDFSAILKEHPKHIQALCGRGFTYLMLNQQKECTHDILAALQINTDIVTKDILSLKDKAQKLVCDWLHQFCRTNLSDMLVTNAVPCHEEQLREAFIISRALMRTDCREPRWHLLYVDMLLAKGEVKAAGAHLCQVFGQEPRDATAQARVGVVEAWQQSYRSAAFRLSKLTEKDPSSLDFLLALIPFNQRKHMAQAAAQEASGVSSGGQWDQALTLLTVAVKAVGNHRLQYFRQRAACLAQLGLHERAIADLDIVIQKHGGSNSSRSDDQVWAEDLCRRGRCLVLCSREGAALEDFSRALELHRDQAIHCVEGGLGRLRLAECFLRGALQHYGEQQLNQAWTLIECGLAVDSENPELRRLRAKVKREVASPCNVN
- the alas2 gene encoding 5-aminolevulinate synthase, erythroid-specific, mitochondrial encodes the protein MAAFLHHCPFLKSVPKTALRRTGASLLSLADQCPIIVRQITVSGSASLDTKLSDSPTKLSKSHLLPTVNQRMMATQVALSVSKDCPFVSSQIGMVEASPEVQEDVKGLMTSLFKGLKDSTLPTSLQTTTTTTHLLKDNMVGPSYDYDRFFIEKIGEKKKDHTYRVFKTVNRSAEVFPFANDYSICGREGSQVSVWCSNDYLGMSRHPQVLGGIRDALDRHGAGAGGTRNISGTSNFHVSLEKELAQLHQKDAALVFSSCFVANDSTLFTLAKMLPGCEIYSDAGNHASMIQGIRNSGANRFIFRHNDSRHLEELLRRSDPNTPKIVAFETVHSMDGAICPLEELCDVAHRYGALTFVDEVHAVGLYGLHGAGVGERDNVMHKIDIVSGTLGKAFGCVGGYIASSNALVDTVRSFAAGFIFTTALPPMVLAGALESVRVLKSPEGQGLRRAHQRNVKHMRQLLLDNGLPVVNCPSHIIPIRVGNAELNTKVCDILLQRHNIYVQAINYPTVPRGEELLRLAPSPHHNPTMMEYFVDSLVEVWQEVGLQLNSPATASCTFCNRPLHFDLMSEWEKSYFGNMEPQYITMPV